The Medicago truncatula cultivar Jemalong A17 chromosome 7, MtrunA17r5.0-ANR, whole genome shotgun sequence genome includes the window TGGCAGAAGTTGTCATCAACAAAGACAATTAGGGGACAACGCTTAACCACCAAGTAGAAACTATATGACCAGTTTAACCACTTGGCAGAAGCACAACAACGCTTAACCATCCATGACAGAATCACAACAATGAGGCTAAATCGTTCATAGAAGAGGACCTCTGCTTTATTGGCTAGACACGACTACCATGTTGATTTTGGTTATCAATATTGCCATATTTTTACGATGTATTTTGAATTTCGAGTTACTTGATTGATGGagtttttatttacttatttggTGTAAGTGGTTGTCACGTACCTCACTAATCAttagttttgtattttattttatacatcaTCATGATATTTAAAGCCAACAAAAAGTGTATACTTTTactatttgtatttttattttcaaccgTTATATTTAAACACTGATAACTAtttattcaaatataattttctctatgcgtacaaaaataatttttcttttatttttaacgtTTAGTTTTAAACTAACTAGGTTGGCATCTCgaatgaagaaatgaaaggGAATGAGTGACATTGACATTAATACATGAATCATGATAAAGTTTTATTAACGACTATATTCAAAACAATCTTTAAGGAttcaaaaagaataaattacttcataaaaagttaaatgtttcaactttcaatatattgattacacaaattttcaaaaaacattatCATTTAAAGATCTCAAAGAGTGCCTCGGAAGCACTTGCTAAACACCCTATTTTTTCATACGCTTATTCAACATCCTATTTTATCTCTATCTCTTTTTTCCCAACATATCATCAAGCCATCACATCActcctttttttctcttcatttagaGGTGTATACACTCTCATATAGTTGAtagaaacaatgcataataatatatgtaaagtccGGGACTCAAACCCCAACAACCACAGAAaacttttttcttattataGCTAGTTCGAGTTTTGAATTAGAAACCTCACAAATACATTGTTCTAATGTCAAAAGTATTTcaagaataatatttatatataatgctTGATGCAAGATTCTCCAAGCTTTTCGAACATTTTTGGAGACACTTTAAATTAAGGTCGTCCAAAAACACAAGTACCACAACTTgtaacaacaaattttattttgctaAGATAATTTATATATCATTGTTCGATTCAAACAAAAAGTTTATCATGAGTTACTATGATTTATGGTTGAGAGTACAAGTTTGACTGTAAGTGGGAGATTTGATTGGAGTATAATAAAGATGTAATGTATGGTTGACTCATCTATGTCCACTGcatatatattgaaattgaaaggcTACGTACGTGTTACTGTTAAACCTTGAAATCACAATATTAAAGTGTTCCTCAGTTTTTTTAGTACATTGATAGGTTCTTTTTAGATCTTTAACCAAAAGCAGCAAGATTAGTGAACCTTACTGATTTAACTTTTGTGTGTCAAACAGCTGCTGGTCCTAAAAGAACATCCACTCTCTTTGGATCCTGTTGGATGGTGGAAATTGAACCAGCGcctaacatttttatttaatttgggaTAAAATATAGGGTTACCCTAAAATATATACCAACTGTGTATAGTTTCCCCCAGACAATTTGTATAGTTGAGGATGTTGTGTCAAATAAAATAGAGATGAAATATTATTTGTATGCTTAGTGAATAATGTGTATGCAAACTAGAAAGAGGGTTTAAAAAAtagtcaaatgcatctaaaggtcttttaaaattttcattttttttaaagttgtcCTTTAactttcaaaagtcccaaacaattcctttaagtttcaaaagtcccaaacaagtcattttagtttttgaatcgtttcaaacaagtcattttagaggatgatgttgatgatttagatgatagcaacaaagtgCCTAAAAAGaagactaattttaagtgggtgttaggagccagatttggtaccaaagatgagttcaaggaaacaattaccaactatgctatctacaataggacttgtttgaaacgattcaaaaactaaaaggatttgtttggaacttttgaaacttaaaggacgactttcgaaaaaatgaaaaacttaaaagacttttagatgcatttgactttaaaaaaaaaaaaaatgtacaattttGCAGCTAACAACACCGTTAAGAAACAACgcttaaaaaagaaatacattttttttttttaaaattgatttcagATGAAAAGATGTATTAACTCATGATTAAGCACATCCATTCAAGTAAGAATACGCctattaatttaaactttaaattCATGAAGAGACTCATCTTTTTAAACAAGACACACCTCTTCTCTTAGGCTTTGTATGCAATTGGGTTTGGAGGGAAGGGAAGGGGAAGGAAAGGCTTGTGGAGTGGTAAATTCTTGTTtgcaagttttaaaaaaacaagggataagttttggggggttttgaagGTCTTAATTTGTAACAattttaaattccttcaaaTTGGGGGATTTTGgggggttaaacatacaaattgacaattttgccctcgtcataattcaaaattccaattttagatATGACCAaattaatacgatctctttttcaaaagagcttatttatccaaaacagcttattacgatctcttttcaaaaaacaacttatccaaaacagcttatttgtccaaaacaacttattacgatctctttttcaaaaacagcttattcaaaacaacttatttatgaaaaacaatttattacaAGCTCACTGGAAGATTGGGCAACAGTTGGTAGTAGTGCAAGATGGTGGTTTGCACCGAAAAGGGGAGTAGCCGGTAAAGTCACGACTAGGGctggcaatgaaccgaaccaactcgacaATAGTTTGGGACTTGATTCGACAATTAACTCGTtgaatttggttcatgaaccaaacgagCTGAACTtgaactgaaaattaaattcgttaaacaaatgagctgaacttgagctTTATATAGTTCGACTCGGTTGGTTCATGAGTTAACTcgataatattatatatataagtaaaaatttataaagtacatgcattaatattaatatatacatGTAATTTATTACAAACTTTCTATGATATTTATGTACTTGTTTTTAgaggaattattttttttatcaaagagaGGAGGAAGAATTatttctaatttaattaacaatttaataaaaaaagagaaagaatatCACCCAAAAAAAAGAACGAAAGAAAcaataagaagaaaataacaCACTTGTGCTAAACTTTGTCCCACATCGGGGAGTTTAGCAACAACATAGCAGAAGAGTAGTTATAAAAGAGAAGTGCATTTGAGAATCTATATGGATTGCACTACAGTTGTTACTACTACTTTTTTACTTAGTAGTCTTGAGACAAACATGGTCtatagttttttgttttagtacaatttttgtatacttttttaaataaattaagaggtcaaaatataaatttttgacaaaaacaaaaaaaaacttttgaattatattactCGAGCAACGAATTGAACCTAACGAGCCGAACCGAACTGTTCGTGAATTTTAAACGAGTCAAATTCGAGCTGAAAAAAGAGTTCGTGTCGAACTCGAGTCGAGTTTCGAGCCGAGCAAATTTTTATCGAGTCGAGCCAAGCTCAGACAGGTTCGATCCGACTCAACTCATTTCCAACCCTAGTCACGACTTTGAACATGTTAAGAGAGCTCATTGGTTGTACCACAATGGTAGCACCACATCTATGAATACAAAAAGAAACCTTTGGAACAAACCCTTAGAtctattgtttatttttacgtaattttttttcgtcattttgataaatttgcatatgaattttcaacatttaattaaatctattgttttattttgataagagCTTTTAGTGTTAAAATTTATGGTTCTTTACTcatgttttcatataaattttatatttgttgtttGAATACTCGTATACAACCGAATCCAAAGGACAAAATGGAcgtgaaaaaaaatgataaaattgttatAGGAAATCAACTTAAAGAACAGGGAgtgcaattttgtaaaataaaaaaaaagttatttgtcATGAATCATGAATGTGATCAATAATAATTGTGTACCTACAAATTATGAAATCAAGTGGGGAGACTTTTGCAAATATACAGGGCCGGCAatgagggggtgcaaacagctctacTGAGCTGGGCGTCCAAAATTTTGGggtccaatttttttaaaaaaatatgctgCACAAAGAAATCGAATATATTCTAAAAATGCGTCACTACTTTAGACTTTGTAGATATAGTGTAGTGGTTCGCATGTGTTTTGGCATGTCTAAGGTCAATGGTTCAACACCTAGAACCTCTATTTTGCTTCTtttgttaattgaattttttttaggatctCCTTTTTGctactttaattaattttcatttttttttaggatcaCCATTTtgcttctttaattaatttaattttttttagtgtaagAGGGCCTTGATTTTAGCATGACCTCTAGTagtattctcttttttttctccaattcaGTCTATATCTCATTAGCATATTGgattatatatttacaaataaaaccacaatataacttttctttcttcttatttttgttagAGCACTTCTTCAAGTTTTTTGCCCATACTTGTCGTATAAAATAACAATGTTCTAATAACGAACATTATAATCATTCTCTAGAAATAACattataaactttatttttttgcccaagtataaactaaagaaaataacaacgTAGAAGGTTGATAAATAAAGATATTCCTTTGaaatcttttgttaattttattgattacaatattgattattttatgTTAGTTACAATGATGATCATTTCTTATTGGATCTTATTTTCAATATGAATAGAGGCttgcttttttaaaaaagaattgtttttattttatgggGGACTTTTTTTAATGTTAGAGCCGAGCCTCTGATTCTACGAGGACAGCCCTgcaaatatatatcaaatagtTTGTTCTGACTTCCTAGAGTAAAGACTAAAAGTACTGACTCTTGTTGTACCTAATTTACACTTTGAACTACTTTAAGTAACATTGAGAATATTGCAAGTTTGCATTCCTGTATATTTTGATTGATGGACAATTAATGTAAGAAGGAATAATGCTGATTCGTCTCTACCTCACGACTCTTATTTGACCACGACACAATAGcacaaacttaaaaaataattttgtgtgtatttttttatttgtgcaCTTGGAGTTTGTGTTGTATATATATGTGCAATAAGAGTGGGATTGTCTCATCAACTTCAGTGTTTGCATTGCATTGCCTAAGATTTAAGATTTAGGGGGTGAGTTAGATACAAATTAGAGGCAACATGGCAATCAGTCACAACACTTTGGCATTTGCCTTTGGCATGCTAGGTAGGATATCTCatgcattcaaaaaaaattgatcaatatttCCAATCCATTTTATATTAGTGATATGAGacaaattataatatatcatatttctAGCATCTCATttgtattgaataaattaaagaattaatttatttttctttttgatgcaCAGGTAATGTCATTTCCTTCATGGTATTTTTGGCTCCAATGTAAGTATATACTTCCACTTAATTACTTAAAGCTATATAAATtgtattatataaaataaaatatatttgaactTAACTTAGCCCctccaataaatattattatacagGACAACATTTTACCGGATCTACAAGAAAAAATCAACAGAGGGTTTTCAGTCACTACCTTATCTAGTGGCACTATTCAGTTCCATGCTGTGGTTGTATTATGCATTCCtcaaaaaagatgaatttctcCTTATTACCATTAACTCTTTTGGGTGCGTCGTAGAGCTCATTTACATCATCTTGTACATAATCTATGCGACCAAGGATGCAAGGGTAATTGGCCTATATATACAGCTACCTTAATTAATTTCcatcatataattaaaatttctaGCTACTTTATAATAAttgatcaatatatatatatactaaagTTTTGTCCATAAATTCATTACATAATTGCAGAAATTAACTATTAAGCTGCTTTTGGCAATGAACATTGGATCATTTGGTTTGATCCTTTTGGTGACCAAGTACGCGGTGCATGGTCCGATTCGTGTCCAAGTTCTTGGATGGATTTGTGTTTCTATATCAGTCAGTGTTTTTGCAGCACCACTAACCATTGTGGCACAAGTTGTACGGACAAAGAGTGTTGAGTTTATGCCTTTCAATTTGTCATTCACACTCACATTGAGTGCAATTATGTGGTTTGGCTATGGTCTCTTCCTCAAGGACATATGCATTGCTGtaagtatatattttaattttttaatcattatttaatttgatgaatcaaattttaatgatattgacaattattagttaatttatatgaatattatttttatgtgtaGCTTCCAAATGTGCTTGGTTTTGCACTAGGGTTAGTTCAGATGATACTGTATTGCATATACAGAAATGGTGATAAGAAGAAGGCAAATTCAAAGGCAGCACTAAAAAGTGTTGTTATAGAGAGCTCATTGGGAGGAACTGGTGAAGTGTTTCAAGTCGAGAAAAATgatggagaagaagaggaagagaaaaagaagactATTGAAGAAACTGAGTATGACTCCAAAgtctaattttatatatatatatatatatatatatatatatatatatatatatatatatatatatatatatatatatatatatatatatatatatatatattcttccaTAGTTTGTAGCTATACCTTAACTATTACATGTGCTAGCTAGTGAGTAGTGATCATTCTAAAATTATTGTGTatctgtatttttattttttagttttggaggtGGGAGGgtcaataaattttattatgtcATCATTGTCAATATTGTGTTCGAAAAGTCATTAATTAATTGTGTTCCGTCTGTATATAAgtaaatatacaaataaaaataaaaggtaaaaatcaatataaaattgatcatatattaacaaaaaaattaaatataattgatcatACATAATTTGACTCTGATACTACGACAATTAAACGTTTAAattcaacacaaaaaaaaaaaaaaaaaaactccttcaaaaaaataaataaataaataaaaacgttTTCATTGATCATTTAAACCAACTAATTAACTAACCATAATCATAATATGTTACCAACGGCAGAAGTTAAACTCTCACAATTTAAAAaaccaatattttattttcagttgAGATACTTATTCACATTTAGTACCCGTGTACCTTAAGCATGattacctctttttttttttttttttttggtacaaagattACCTCTTTTATTGTTGAACAAATAGATTACTTCTAATGtaggaaaaatattaaaaaaaacgttTAATATTCAATTCAACTCATCACAAAACTAGGCAAAAGCCAAAAGAAAAATGTTCTTGCTAAGTATCAGAAATATGAACTTTGCTAGTGATGTGCCATGATCGAGGTTCACAATGTATGGTTTTTGGGTAGAAAACGTGGATACCTCTAGGGTTGTGAGCTAGGCCTATATATAGagatacaaatacaaatatttatccTCGTCATGGCCTCGATCGTGGTTCCTCGGATAACCTTTGTCTTCTTTCCTTCCCATTATTGTCGTGCTTATAATCTTTTTGATGGAGTAACCAACGCATGGGCCTATGGATTTGTAGATGGTAAAGGACGAGTTGATGTTTATACTTCATCCGATCTcaaatataagtaaaagtttattttttagatttatataaaaactaaaaccaCATGTTTCAACTCAACCCATACTTGCACTATAACATCTATATTTTgatccaaaatattattttaatatttatttaatttagaaagATATGCCACTAGacttttttcttggaaaatagTTTTCCTACATgtaattgattttatattagaaaaataatttagtttaatagacaattaaatgataaaataaatgaacttgctaattaaaattttgaaaataaaaattaaatggaatttaGGAACGAGTCAATTATTTTACAATGGAAGAAAAATCACCTCCATATTTCTAAACAAGTTTCAAtgatgaaaatttaaataaattaaatgacgTTGTAGATATTATGGcaaaagtttattttaattaaaaatatccatttttttcctGTATGTGCTTGAAGCAAAGCATTAATCAAACATCTCTTCTTTCACACCTAAAATAATAAGTTTAGACGATCAATTTTTGGTTCAAGACAAGATCATCGAAACTCataaaaaaagacataaaatgaataataaaaatgcttttcaaataaaaagaaatagcaaaaaaagaagtttttatcaagaaaacatgaaattatGCTCAATATGCATGACACGTGAGACTCGACAATGATCCAGATATATCATCCCATTTggataaataattttcatttaaattgacaGATGTGATTAGGAAAATAACAACGCCGCATTTGACAATCAACCATGCATACTATATGACGTATGCCTCAATGTCATGAAACCATTTTTCACAAAATCAGTATCGTGAAAATTACTTTCCTCAAAATATTACCATGatgcatgaattttttttagggaccaTGATGCATGTAttgtaaaaatatgatttttttttttttttttttggtttaattgcatttttggacccctatctttccaaaagttgcggttatggacccctaactaatttaaatacaaaacagccccctatgttttgattctttgccagttttggacccccaatccattattgactcggtcaacgctgatgtggcaccctaagtgaggtgccacgtgtcaaattttttatttttattttgccttgggggtccaaaactgccaaagaatcaaaacatagggggttgttttgtatttaaattagttaggggtccaaaaccgcaacttttgaaaagataggggtccaaaagtgcaattaaaccttttttttctctcaataaTATGCACTTATACCAACAATAAAATgaatttgtacccaaaaaaaaaaaaagaaccatgCAATGGCCAATTTCAAGTTCAAAATCATCTCTAAGGTTCTTGGAGATAGATTAGCCAAAATCATGCCTGAAATTGTTTCAACTGAGCAGAGGGGTTTAATACAAGGAAGTAACATTAAGGATTGCATCTGTTTAGCATCAGAAGCTGCAAATCTTCTTCATAAGAAAGCATTTGGGGGAACCTGGCTTTAAAGATTGATATCTCTAAAGCATTTGATACCCTTGATTGGAGCTTTCTTCTTTCAGTTCTCAAGTGTCTTggttttaatgaaattttttgcaAATGGATAGAGGTGATTCTTAACTCTGCAACTCTTTCAATCAATATTAATGGCAGTCAATAGGGTTATTTCCATTGCAAGAGAGGGGTGAGGCAGGGGGACCCCTCTCTCCCCTTTTATTTTGTCTGGCAGAAGATGTTTTAAATAGGAGTATCTCAAAATTAGTGGAGGAGGGAAAGCTTGAATTGATTAAAGCTTCCAGATTCTCCAATATTCCATCACATAGTTTGTATGCTGATGACATAATGGTTTACTGTAAGGGTAAACAATCTTGTCTATTAGCTCTCAAGGACACTTTCACAAGGTATGCACTAGCATCAGGGCAGATGAATAATGTAAACAAGTCAACCATTTCAGGTTCCATTCCACCATCTAGATTACATCATCTTGCATAGTTAATTGGCTTCAGCATTGGCCAGTTACCATTCTCTTATTTAGGAGTTCCCATTTTCAAAGGGAAACCTAAATCATTGCATTTCCAACCTTTAGCAGACAAGATCAAACTAAAGCTTAGTGCTTGGAAAGCCTCATTACTGTCCATTTATGGTAGAATTCAGCTAGTAAAGTCAGTGATTCAAGGAATGTTGATACATAGTATAACTGTTTATTCTTGGCCCATTTCTTCATTAAAGGATCTGGAAAGatgtataaaaaatttcatctggAGTGAGGATATCACTCAAAGGAAGCTTGTTACTATGGCTTGGAAAATGCTTTATAGACCATTTGATGAAGGAGGCTTAGGTCTGAAatctttaatcaaaattaatgaaGCCTCAAACCTCAAGCTTTGTTGGAATTTGCTTAATTCTGATGAAATGTGGGCAGTCATCCTAAAAAATAGAGTTCTCAGATATAGGAGACATATTGTTCATCATGTTTCTTCCTCAATTTGGAGCAATGTCAAAAGTGAATATACCACATTTCATGAGAATTCCACATGTTTGTTAGGAAATGGGGAAAATATCAAGTTCTGGACTGATAGTTGGTGTGGGCCTCCCCCTTTGTGAGGTGTTTCATATTCGCCCTAACATTCACAACTCTCTTACTTCTAGAGTCTATGATTATCTGAATGATTTTCAATGGATAATACCTTGGCAGCTTCAAGTACAATTTCCTAATCTCACACAAATTGTTGAAAACATTGTGATTCCTTTGGAGCATAAGCAAGTTAAGCTGATGTGGACAAACTCTAAATCTGGTGATGTTTCACTCAAGGATGCTTATCAATTGAAATCTCACACAATGCAGAAGATTCATTGGGCCACAACTATATGGAGTATTGACATTCCTCCATCCAGATCATTTGTAGCATGGAGAATTATGCATGACAGAATGCCTATAGATGAAAAGCTTAAGGAAAGAGATTGTAAGTTCCCATCCATCTGCACCCTTTGTCTGAGTCAAGAAGAAACAACATTTCACTTATTCTTTGCTTGCCCTTATGCAATGAGAATCTAGAACCGGCTAGCTAATACtctaaatttcaattttcactttAACAATATTGACGAAATTTGGCACATCTGTGATAGAAGGTGGAACCCTCAGTGCAAGATAGTGATCAAAGCAGCCATCATCAATGTCTTATCAACTATTTGGTTTTCCAGGAATACAACTAGATTCAAAGATAAAACAATACATTGGAAGAGTGCCATTTCTTTAATCTCTTCTAATGTAGCTTTATCTGGTAACAACTCCAAAGCTTCATCAAACTCATCAATGTCGGATTTTTCTATCATCAAGAAGTTCAGAGTTAATATTCACTCTCCTAGGGCTCCTCagatcaaagaggtcatatgGCATCCTCCTATTAGTCATTGGATTAAAGGAAATACATATGGTTCATCTTCTGCTTTAGCTTCTGCAAGTGGTATTATTTTTAGAAACTCTAAAGCTGATTATTTACTTTGCATATCTGAAAATCTTGGTATGGTTTCTGCCTTTCATGCTGAATTAATTGGTGCAATAAGAGCCATAGAGATAGCTTATCATAAGAATTGGTTAAATTTCTGGTTGAAATCTGATTCCATACTAGTGGTGAATGCTTTCTCTAACAAGAGCATAGTTCCTTGGCACTTAAGCAATAGATGGCTTAATTGTATGAAACTTTTAGCTAGCATGAATTTTGTTATATCTCATATTTTTAGAGAAGGAAATCAGTGTGCTGATTCCCTTGCAAACTTTGGCTTAACAATTCAAGAATTGTTTTCTTGGGAATCTGCTTCATCCTTCATTTCTAGCTTTTTAATTCAAAACAAGTTAGGTATGCCTAACTATAAGTTTGTTTCTTCTTGAGGGTTTGATCTATGTTCCCCCTCtactttgtaatatttttttctttaaatggaATTTTGGTTGCAGCACCATGTTGTAAcctttttgtttaaaaaaataaatcaacacAAAATAACTTCAGCCACTGATGAATTGTTAGTAGAGTTCAAATGAATTTGAATGGTTTTGGAGttgaaaaagatagaaaatgagGAGACAAGGAAGACAAACATTATGTCACGATTTTGCTACCAATTTCAAGAGTTTGCATTCGACAAACATCGTGTCATGAATTACTCAAATTGTGACACGATATTAGCAGCGCCAAGATggaaattagaatttttcaaaGGATTGGGTTTGcagaattgaaaaaatattaaaaccaGGTTTGTTTCAGAGGAAAATGTTCAAAATTTTGAGAGGAAAATCACATTTTAGGAGCTAAAGAACTGAAGATCGGGTGGAAGACCATCAAAACTCATAGTCAATCATCATATTTTTGTAATGAATTCTATTCGTGTAttagttgtttatattgtagCCATGAGTAACTAATTCCTTTGTGATTAGGTCCTAGATGACTATTCTATCTTTTGGGCATGTGATCTGGAAACTCCATTTAGTTATAATTGCAAATATTGTATATTTAGTATAATTTGTTCTTAATACTTTTATGTTCtcatcaaatataaattaaacttaGAGATTATACGACTGTTGACACCACCTTATAACGTggattttattatattgtttaacTTAACAGACAATTTAGGGATagaaagttgttaagttgtgatTTCTAAAATTAACGGACATTCAAACCTTTGAAGATTATGGATTCACCTAAGAGATTAGGGGATTGTAATATGAAAAGAGGACTCTGAGTCAAGGGATTGACTGAGCTATTTTCTTAATTATCGTAAACTAGATGAATAATTAATGTTTAGGTTTAGATTACCAATTAGCGATGAACaaatgattcgaaagacctgatcatttctcttaaattatttattctaAATTGCAAATCAAACCAATTGCCTTAGTGCATCCcccaattaattatattttgaatattgATGAAATTGCCAAGTAGAAATTAGAGTAGTCCTTGTGGatacaaatttaattattgctttgaaataaattagtacacttgctaaaattgTATCAaccaccctaaaaaaatatcaaataacatgAACTTTAAAGCAAACAAAACTTTTTACATGTAGGGTTCACATGCACAAAACCTTATCATTAGGAATGAAGATTAAGTATAATGTCCAATAAGAATAAAGATTTTGTTAAAACAAGAATGGTTCATACAAGTCTAtaaggttttgatgataacaaaatattgaagaacaA containing:
- the LOC25499784 gene encoding bidirectional sugar transporter N3-like codes for the protein MAISHNTLAFAFGMLGNVISFMVFLAPMTTFYRIYKKKSTEGFQSLPYLVALFSSMLWLYYAFLKKDEFLLITINSFGCVVELIYIILYIIYATKDARKLTIKLLLAMNIGSFGLILLVTKYAVHGPIRVQVLGWICVSISVSVFAAPLTIVAQVVRTKSVEFMPFNLSFTLTLSAIMWFGYGLFLKDICIALPNVLGFALGLVQMILYCIYRNGDKKKANSKAALKSVVIESSLGGTGEVFQVEKNDGEEEEEKKKTIEETEYDSKV